Below is a genomic region from Rosa chinensis cultivar Old Blush chromosome 5, RchiOBHm-V2, whole genome shotgun sequence.
GAACTTTATTCAGATATCTGTATTACAAACATAACAGTACTATAGAATTTTCCCAGAAGATGGTCCTAAGCATAGCTTCACTGCAGAATTATTATATCATAGTAAAACTGAGCAAATGAATCAATAAAGAACAAAACACCTCAAGCGATTTGGATGTATGCGTCTTGTGGCCGGGGAAGAAAAAGTAAAACAATCAacaccaagaaaagaaaagtgtaTCAGTAATTACAACCACAGTGTTAGATGACCAAGAAATTTTTTAATATGATCTGTTTAAGGGTGATTTAGAGGAACCATTCCGATCATAAAAATACACTGGAATGGGAGGTAGATTGGGATTGGTGCGTAGGAGGGGAAGGTATAGAAGGGAATGCAGACAATTGTACATAGCATTCCTCATGTCGgattcttcatttaaaaaaaaaatgtgatacAGATTAATATGCTGATTTCTGACGaggggaattttctttgttaagGTAGATAAACTTCAGAGTTCTGTGCCTCTGCAAGGTAGATAAGTACATTAAGCAGTACTATGGGAGAACTGACATAATGCAGCTAATTAAGAATAGCATCACCTAATTCCAACTTGGCTGTCTGAACAATCGAGGGCCGGCTTTAGAATAGGGGCCATCGCAAGAAGCAACAATGTAAGGTTTTGTTATACTTTTTCCCCCTTGATAGTTTGTTTTACATGATCTGGTTGAACTTAcctggttttttctttttaactttTTCTTACTGTCCTTATTTCTGATTCTTGATAAATGGAGGTTGCTGAAGAAGAAAACATAGTGAACAAACCTCTTATGATCTCTCTCAAGCACATATATATTGCAGCTTGCTTGGAGGCAACCGCTAGCAGCACAGCAAAACATATGATAAATCAAGCTGGTTGCCTCCAAGCAAGCTGACATAGGACTTGCTGTGCTGTAAGCTAGGCATTAGTCAATCTTGCGAAGCTGACATAGGACTTGCATTGGGCATTGCTGGAACCGAGGTATTTatcaaaacaagaaaagaaaactagaaaaaaaaaatgataagtaCCTCGGTTCCAGTAAATCCCATCGCAAGACGTCCTATCTGTATTCTAGTAAAATTGAATTCATCGAGTGGTGGTGCTGCTTTCCCTTCTGTGTTTATGTGGAAGTGTAGAACTTGAGATTTATGGTATCCATATAAATGGGCAATTTAGAAATGCCTAGATGGTGCCTCGTCTACTGATAGTGAAGCATGAAGAGTAAAGTTTTTTAGGCAGAGGTGAGACTTGGGAATTTTAGTAACTTTCGACTCCTGAGTTCTGAAGCAGCAGAGGAATGGAAGTTCGATTATTAATAATATGGGATCACCGTCTATCTTGGAGAAGAAACTCCATTTTGGAGACGAATAGTCCATGATTTTAGCCTAGGAATAACCATCTCAGAGAGTAATGTTTGGATTAGGTTGCTTGGTAATCTCCGATTTTGGTTCTTTCAGTTGCGTTGAAGAATATAGCATAGGTAAGAAACCTCTTGtcgtttctccttttttttttgtctaaacTCAGTGATTTTTCAAGCGCATATCTGTGGCAAGAAATGAAATAACAAGATAGCGCAGGAAGAACAAGAAGCATGGGCACATACATCTGGGTCAAGTCCAATGTACAGATTGAAAAGCACAAGGGCACCAAATCTGTCTCATCGGCCTTAACAGAAAAACGATAACAGCTAATCATCAGCtgaagaggttttttttttgtcctatATTTAGATTTTAGCagactttccctaaaattttatAATTTGTAGTGTTATAGATTGTCCACATCATTTACAGGTTACAGCAGACTTGAAAGCAGCATGGCTGGAATCAGGTAGCTTTACTAAAAGATATAACCGCAGCAAGGAAACTATCACTATCTATATGAGAGAGGTCTCTTTCACAATCTAAAATCTTTGTATGGAAATTTTTCTATATGTATGTTCAACTTGTTTGTTCTTAGCTTGGGCTGCATTTTCCCGCTTCCTCCGTGCCATCATAATATGGAGGCCCATATTCTCGATCAAGACACTGACAACTCAGTTCCTATATTCTCGATCAAGACACTGACAACTCGGTTCCTTGCTCTCCTTGAGCTGAAAATCTGGAGAAATTTATAATTCGGTTTCATGTTTTCACAAAAAGAACCCTTAGGTTTGATCCTATTATATTATAGGTGTCAAACATTGTCAAACAGGTGAGGAAGTGCCAGGGAAGAGTATCGATGATACAAAGCTTGAAAGCAATAATTTGGCAAAGCTTGAGATAAGCTACGTCAACAGAGATGAGTTTTTCAGTGGAGCTGAATTGATGGACGAACCCAATTTAAGACATATGAGAGGCATTAAGCCTGTTCGATGAAAAAACAGACGGATTCATCTCGGAGGAGGAGTTGATATCAGTTCTGGCGTCGTTGGAGCAGCTGAGGTCCGTTTCCACATAATTGGGGGTGAAGATAATGGTAAAGAATGTGAGTGTGTATGGGGATGAAAGGTGGTGGCTTTGCAGCCTGATCTTCGAGTTCATAGTCAATTTTACCAAGAACAGTTTTCTATAGAAACCTCTAATCGGACAGCATGAAACAATCTGTAGATTTTATCTTGGAAATAGCCTGCATATCCGGTGGATTGAATCAGTTTGGAATGAACATCAAAAATCTTTATGATCGGAGTGTATATGCAAATTTGTTTTATCTAAAGTGCATATGCAAATTTGTTTTATCCGGTGTTATAGGCATCTAAAGCCTATGACACTAAACTTGCGCCTCAGTTTAAACAAAGAGATGGAGATATACAACTAATTTTTTAGCTGTATAACTTTATATAAAGAACATGAATTCATCTTTCACTACCGGTCAAGCCGTCAaggaaaccaaaatcaaaatcaagccAATGAATGTAGAGGAGGACATCTCCTCCTTGCTGAATAGATTTAATTCATGCTGGCAGGTTTCCTTTTGCTGCAAATCAATTCAATTCAGAAGACCACCACTTCCATTAATAGACAGTTGATCTGAACAACTACATCCACTATCCTATAACATGAAACGTCTGAAAACAAAGTATTTGTACTTCATCAAGGAAAAAAAGTAttcaacaaacaaacaacagCCAACCAAATGTTGCATAACAACAAGAAACGGTAATAACCATTGCATAATTGTTCTAACGAGATATACAGATACCTTCAAAACAGAAAACATTCATGCTGGTAGTGGAGGAACGTCCTGATCTACTTCTGTTCCTTGTTAGATTCCGTGTTGCTTTCCTTTGGAACTGGTTGAATTCTCACATATGGATTCCTAGTCAATGTCTGTCCTTTCAGTGCAGCAACATAGCGGTCATTTGTGTTCTCTTTCCGCTGCAGCTCCCCTAGGTACTCTGCCAATCGTTCTTTATTTGTTTGCCCCATCATCTGATTCACAGTTTTAAGCAATAGACTGTCAACATTTCTCTTCGAGAACGAAAGTACTTATAAGAAACAACTGAGACTGAAATCTATTTAAACTGAACATACTTTAGCCTTCAATAACAACTGCTCTTAAAACTTAAAATCTGCCATGTTGATAATATGTAACATGGGATATATTATTCATTGCTTCTTGGTAGAAGACAGGGATTTAGTACCAGATGAATTAAGCTGACTTTGTTATAGGGATTTGATATCTAAATAATGGGTTTCAAGGCCAGAAACTTCGTCGGATCTAACGGGAAGGCCAGAAGTTTCATAAAAGGATGCACTGAAACTACATATAGATGACATCACAGGACACAGGAtagttataaaaagaaaaaagacaatCCCCAGACACACAATACTAAACACAGCTGGAACTGCAGGATCAAATTAAAGGCAAttaattgtcaaaaaaaaacCAGAGTAGGAGAAATCTGAAAGCAAAATATGAAGCAGGAAGCAACAGTATAGGGGGGGGTGAGGTGCTGAAAATGTAGTGAATGATACTCTTCACAAAACTAACTCAAAACAGATATCGAAGAAGTCCTGTATGTTCAATTGGTTCCATTTTCCTACAACGACCCAAATTACCAGACATTACGGCACTTTGCCACATATACTAGTAAGCAAAAAACCTCCTTGCAGTCTGAAGCTTACTAAAAACTAGCATACCCTGcattattagaaatctcatGATCTTGGTCATAAAACAACATCAGTTAACTTAACAAAACCCATTACTTAAAAACCCATCACACTGATTACAGCTCCATCAACAACTCAGCCCAACAAGCAAACAATCCATACAGATTCAATTCTCACTTTGATCATCAACAGCAAGTTCCttaatttcattttcctctCAGGGTTTCAAGAATCAATAACCCATATCTCAAATATCAACTATAATTCCAGAAACAGAGTTGGATCAAAGGGAAACGTACCACAGTGTCGGGTCGGGCTTTGCGGCGGAGCTCGGCCTCGAGCTCTGGGTTGCCGGAGTTGGTGGTCTGCATAACGAAGTAGCCGATAATGCCCGGAACGACGCCGCATACGGTGGCGAAGGTGAAGAAGAAGGGCTTGGAGTCGCGGGTCTTGGTCACTATCCACCTCCATGTTTGGCTCTTCAATAGAATCGACATTTTTCAGTCACCGTTTTTCCGCAAGTTCGCTTCCGAAAGGGTTTTTCAGTCGAGTCGGTTCGTCGGTTTGTGAGTCTTGATTGGGCTTGACTGGCCCAATATATTTCaatgtgttttgttttgttttttttttagttggtgTGAAAACTATGATGCATCCGAGAGCTACAAGCCCAAGTCGAAAGAAAGAGTAAAGATTCCAAGCCCCATCAGCAACAAAATTTCTTTCACAAAGAGATGATAGTGAAGCTAGTACACCAATTTGTATGCTTTTATTCGTAAGTTTATGCATGCAATCACAGAGAGGTGATAAGTAGGTACTACAACTATTTGAGCTCGAAGTATGTAGAGCGCTTTGCGTTGCACCTCCATCGTTGTCAAACTAACAAAACTAATGTAACATTTTGGACAATGTTATATAGTGTTTATTAACTTATTGTCATAAAAGAATTAACTCATCAGGTGTCATCGCTCCTGACTTATTTATCTCAAGTTCTCAACATTAATTAAAGTGAGCTAGGTTGATGGACATTTCACCGGAAAATGATCTCAGATATATCATCACATCTCTCACATTCCACGGCCAGCTCTTATGAATACTAGATTTAGTGGGTAACGTACTGTTAAATTAAGTTTACGTAGCTACGTATCAAACTATCTACAACTATTACCACATCAATGTACGTAGTTCCTTTTGAGCTTATGTTTTAAATGTTGTATATCTCCAAGGAACTAACTGAAAAAGTTTATAGTTACAATTGAACTTGGACTCTCACATCGAGTTCCTTATTAGTTGCGGCTGCAAAGTGCAGGGCACCAAGCTCTCGGATTTTGAGTTGGTCCCAACTTTCTTCAAGCTAATATACATAACTAAAGCTGTTGCAGTTAGGGGGCAAATGACAGATGTATCCTCAGAGGGATAGGAGGCTCCCAGAACCAGAAGGGCCAGAACCCACATGAAAGCTACATCGATCTCATTGCTGCTGGGATAAAAAGAAAGAATCTGCTTAAACATTTGTCTTTTCTGCACAAACTAGAATGATAGATATTGATAGAGATGGATACACAGAGCCGACATTATGGGAATCTTTATACCTATATTTATTCAAAGCCCTAGTCTCCAACTATTCTTTCTACAGTCTTCCACAGGTGACAAAGCCACATCCCCCACCATCCCAAACCCTTTGCCCTTTACCACCTTTGCTTTGTCTCTTGCCCTTAACATGATCATCGTCGTGTGAAAGGTTGCATGGCTttagaaactctctctctctctctctctctctctctctaattagGATTAAATGACTAAAATCACGTTGCAAAGAGATATTTGACTGAATGATCTAGATCAAATCATAATGTGTGCCTACTTATGGTAAGAGCTTGAATCAAAACATAGTTTATTAGGAAGGCATATGGGATTTGTCATTAGATTGGAGAAATGGAATATCTTTATGCATAAAATGATCAAAAGCTCCTCCTTCAAGGTTGATATATCAGGCCAATGCTGCTCTCCTTTCGTTTAAGGGATG
It encodes:
- the LOC112202149 gene encoding uncharacterized protein LOC112202149, producing MSILLKSQTWRWIVTKTRDSKPFFFTFATVCGVVPGIIGYFVMQTTNSGNPELEAELRRKARPDTVMMGQTNKERLAEYLGELQRKENTNDRYVAALKGQTLTRNPYVRIQPVPKESNTESNKEQK